Proteins encoded together in one Diabrotica undecimpunctata isolate CICGRU chromosome 3, icDiaUnde3, whole genome shotgun sequence window:
- the LOC140435723 gene encoding zinc finger MYM-type protein 6-like — MTSDVETQLLKKIHSSKIFIVQLDESTDITNKAILLVYTRSIDKDNKKLSEEILTLIELQGNSTGKDIFKAIDGYFTLKNLSWKDCVGLCSDIAVAMTGHKTSFPSKKRRKP; from the coding sequence ATGACATCAGATGTTGAAACCCAACTTCTAAAGAAAATTCATTCCTCAAAGATTTTTATTGTACAACTTGATGAATCTACAGATATTACTAATAAAGCTATTCTTCTTGTTTATACACGATCCATAGATAAAGACAACAAAAAATTATCTGAGGAGATCCTGACCTTGATTGAGTTGCAAGGTAACTCAACcggaaaagatatttttaaagCCATTGACGGATATTTTACACTTAAAAATCTTTCTTGGAAAGACTGTGTAGGACTTTGCTCTGACATTGCCGTGGCAATGACAGGTCACAAAACAAGTTTCCCAAGTAAGAAAAGAaggaaaccgtga